In Hamadaea flava, a genomic segment contains:
- a CDS encoding glycosyltransferase family 4 protein yields MPSPLRIAMVAPPYYDIPPSGYGGIEIVVADLTDALVARGHEVTLIGAGADGTAGKFRRTFAVPQSDRLGEPMPEVMHAAMAARLLDDLDVDIVHDHTLAGPLTAAGRHAPTVATMHGPLEGEPGEYYRQFGKDLALVGISESQRSLAPDLNWAGTVYNGLQVADYPFRETKEDWVLFLGRFAEDKGADLAITAAREAGRPLVLAGKMNEPAEEAYFDEVVRPLLGSGVTYVGEADATLKRELYAKASCLLFPIRWPEPFGMVMIEAMACGTPVVALAEGSVPEIVDHGRTGFVCGEPEELAAALDRVPELTAHDCRVHVEQRFDVATMAAGYEEIYRSVLC; encoded by the coding sequence CGTACTACGACATCCCGCCCAGCGGATACGGCGGCATCGAGATCGTCGTCGCGGACCTGACCGACGCACTGGTCGCGCGGGGGCACGAGGTGACCCTGATCGGCGCGGGAGCCGACGGCACCGCCGGGAAGTTCCGGCGTACCTTCGCCGTGCCGCAGTCCGACCGGCTCGGCGAGCCGATGCCCGAGGTCATGCACGCGGCGATGGCCGCCCGGCTGCTCGACGACCTCGACGTCGACATCGTCCACGACCACACCCTGGCCGGCCCGTTGACGGCGGCGGGCCGGCACGCGCCGACCGTCGCGACGATGCACGGCCCGCTGGAGGGCGAACCCGGCGAGTACTACCGCCAGTTCGGCAAGGACCTGGCGCTGGTGGGGATCTCGGAGTCGCAGCGGTCGCTGGCGCCCGACCTGAACTGGGCCGGCACCGTCTACAACGGACTTCAGGTGGCCGACTATCCCTTCCGGGAGACGAAGGAGGACTGGGTCCTGTTCCTCGGCCGATTCGCCGAGGACAAGGGCGCCGACCTCGCGATCACGGCGGCCCGCGAGGCCGGGCGGCCGCTGGTGCTGGCCGGGAAGATGAACGAACCCGCCGAGGAGGCGTACTTCGACGAGGTGGTGCGCCCCCTGCTCGGCAGCGGCGTGACCTACGTGGGCGAGGCGGACGCCACGCTCAAACGAGAGCTGTACGCCAAGGCGTCCTGTCTGCTCTTCCCGATCCGCTGGCCGGAACCGTTCGGGATGGTGATGATCGAGGCCATGGCCTGCGGCACTCCGGTCGTGGCGCTGGCCGAGGGTTCGGTGCCCGAGATCGTCGACCACGGGCGTACGGGTTTCGTGTGCGGCGAACCCGAGGAGTTGGCCGCCGCCCTCGACCGGGTGCCGGAACTGACCGCTCACGACTGCCGGGTTCACGTCGAGCAGCGGTTCGATGTGGCCACTATGGCCGCCGGATACGAAGAGATCTATCGGTCGGTACTTTGTTGA
- a CDS encoding DUF397 domain-containing protein, whose amino-acid sequence MNDQISTDPTLAGAVWRKSARSSPSGDNCVEIAFVPAGVAVRDSKNPGGGALLFTEQEWAAFVAGTKAGEFDL is encoded by the coding sequence ATGAACGACCAGATCAGTACCGATCCCACGCTGGCGGGGGCGGTGTGGCGCAAGAGCGCCCGCAGCAGTCCCAGCGGCGACAATTGCGTCGAGATCGCCTTCGTCCCGGCCGGTGTGGCCGTCCGGGACTCGAAGAACCCCGGTGGCGGCGCCCTCCTGTTCACCGAACAGGAATGGGCGGCCTTCGTCGCGGGAACCAAGGCGGGCGAGTTCGACCTGTAG
- a CDS encoding FAD-dependent oxidoreductase, whose amino-acid sequence METTVCVVGGGPAGLVLGLLLARQGVDVTVLEKHADFLRDFRGDTVHSSTLTLLDEIGLGRQIEELPGRKVRGLRVSFDDGSYQVADFGRLTGAHPYLMFLPQWDFLELLAREAAQLPNFRLLRSTKVTGLRRGPDGAVTGVVADGPEGVVEIRARLTVACDGRDSLVRDELGLKPQTYAAPMDVLWFRISRRPSDPEGLDMRVGAGGLMLCIDRGEYFQCAFVIAKGGYAAIRAEGLDSLRAHVARLAPPLADRVAELSTWDEVKLLTVTVNRLDQWHAPGALLIGDAAHAMSPIGGVGVNLAVQDAVAAARLLGPILHAGRTPTGAELAQVERRRRRPTVVTQNVQRLAQRRIVDPLLHATGRITAPWPIRLLRRVPKLQALPARMIGLGVRPEHLR is encoded by the coding sequence ATGGAGACCACGGTCTGCGTCGTCGGCGGCGGTCCCGCCGGGCTGGTGCTCGGCCTGCTGCTCGCCCGCCAAGGCGTCGACGTCACGGTGCTGGAGAAGCACGCGGACTTCCTGCGGGACTTCCGTGGCGACACGGTCCACTCGTCGACCCTGACCCTGCTCGACGAGATCGGCCTCGGCCGGCAGATCGAGGAGCTGCCCGGTCGCAAGGTCCGCGGCCTGCGGGTCAGCTTCGACGACGGCAGCTACCAGGTCGCCGACTTCGGACGGCTGACGGGCGCGCACCCCTACCTCATGTTCCTGCCGCAATGGGACTTCCTCGAACTGCTCGCCCGCGAGGCCGCTCAGCTGCCGAACTTCCGGTTGCTGCGGTCGACCAAGGTCACCGGCCTGCGGCGCGGTCCCGACGGCGCGGTCACGGGGGTGGTCGCGGACGGGCCCGAGGGCGTGGTCGAGATCCGCGCCCGGCTCACGGTCGCGTGCGACGGCCGAGATTCACTTGTACGCGATGAGCTGGGCCTGAAGCCGCAAACCTATGCCGCCCCGATGGACGTCCTGTGGTTCCGGATCTCGCGGCGGCCGTCCGACCCAGAGGGGCTGGACATGCGCGTCGGCGCCGGCGGCTTGATGCTGTGCATCGATCGCGGAGAGTACTTCCAGTGCGCGTTCGTGATCGCCAAGGGCGGGTACGCCGCCATCCGGGCCGAGGGGCTGGACTCGTTGCGGGCGCACGTCGCCCGGCTCGCCCCGCCGCTCGCCGACCGGGTCGCTGAACTGTCCACCTGGGACGAGGTGAAGCTGCTGACGGTGACGGTCAACCGCCTCGACCAGTGGCACGCGCCCGGAGCCTTGCTGATCGGCGACGCGGCGCACGCGATGTCGCCGATCGGCGGTGTCGGAGTGAACCTGGCGGTGCAGGACGCCGTCGCCGCCGCGCGCCTGCTCGGCCCGATCCTGCACGCCGGGCGTACGCCGACCGGGGCGGAATTGGCTCAGGTGGAGCGCCGCCGTCGCCGGCCGACCGTCGTCACCCAGAACGTCCAGCGGCTGGCTCAGCGCCGGATCGTCGATCCGCTGCTGCACGCGACCGGCCGGATCACCGCGCCTTGGCCGATCCGGCTGCTGCGCCGGGTGCCGAAGCTGCAGGCGTTGCCGGCCCGGATGATCGGCCTCGGCGTCCGGCCGGAACACCTGCGCTAG
- a CDS encoding TetR/AcrR family transcriptional regulator has product MTETVRRPGGRSARVRGAVLAATRDLLTDGYAELTVDRIAAVAGVNKTSIYRRWTDLEGVLGDLLAEYATEAVPIPDTGDLDRDLVELALLIRQGMTGEPGDLIAGLAAAAPRNERAAQVVRGFFLERFGLAQSIVDHAVARGELPTGTDARAAIETVGAPFFLRLLVTRQPIDEAFARRTAAAGVAALRAGVFSPPGGFRSPATVARAGAPATPAGRTPMP; this is encoded by the coding sequence ATGACAGAGACGGTGCGGCGACCGGGCGGACGGAGCGCGCGAGTCCGCGGCGCGGTGCTGGCCGCGACCAGAGACCTGCTCACCGACGGGTACGCGGAACTGACCGTCGACCGGATCGCCGCCGTCGCGGGAGTCAACAAGACCTCGATCTACCGGCGCTGGACCGACCTCGAAGGTGTCCTCGGCGACCTGCTGGCCGAGTACGCGACCGAGGCGGTGCCGATCCCGGACACCGGGGACCTCGACCGGGACCTCGTCGAACTGGCGTTGCTGATCCGGCAGGGGATGACCGGCGAACCCGGCGACCTCATCGCCGGGCTGGCCGCCGCCGCGCCGCGCAACGAACGGGCGGCTCAGGTCGTCCGGGGCTTCTTCCTCGAGCGCTTCGGCCTAGCGCAGTCCATCGTGGACCATGCGGTCGCCCGGGGTGAACTGCCGACCGGGACCGACGCGCGGGCGGCGATCGAGACCGTCGGTGCACCCTTCTTTCTGCGTCTGCTCGTCACCCGGCAGCCGATCGACGAGGCGTTCGCTCGGCGTACGGCGGCGGCAGGGGTGGCCGCGTTGCGGGCCGGGGTGTTCAGCCCTCCTGGGGGTTTTCGCTCGCCTGCCACAGTTGCCAGGGCAGGCGCTCCCGCCACCCCGGCAGGTCGAACGCCCATGCCGTGA
- a CDS encoding amidohydrolase family protein — MLALRAARLFDGEHAALLEQPVVLVEQGRIVAAASGLEPPVDAEVVDLGDVTLLPGLVDGHIHLTFDASADPVGRFDRVDDAELLAGARVAAERALQAGVTTVRDLGDRNYVTLGLRDDPTLPRILSAGPPITSMKGHCWFLGGEALGVDGVRRAVRERAERGVDVVKVMATGGELTAGTQPHLAQFGLAAMRAAVEEAHRAGLPITAHAHGAPGIFNAASAGFNSVEHCSFTTDTGASADAGVIQALLANGVTVSATLGHLPGFTLPPRIAALIPQLSGVFHQIREAGVPVVCSSDAGIGPAKPHDCLPYGAGEMVNLLGYTPVEALRSMTSRAADLCRVGNRVGRIQPGHDADLLAVAGDPLADVAALHDVVGVWRLGTRVR, encoded by the coding sequence ATGCTGGCACTGCGCGCCGCCCGCCTGTTCGACGGAGAGCACGCCGCTCTGCTGGAACAGCCGGTCGTACTGGTGGAACAGGGACGTATCGTGGCGGCGGCCAGCGGGCTGGAACCGCCGGTGGACGCCGAAGTGGTCGATCTCGGTGACGTGACGCTGCTGCCGGGTCTAGTCGACGGGCACATCCATCTGACGTTCGATGCCAGTGCCGATCCCGTCGGCCGGTTCGATCGCGTCGACGACGCCGAACTGCTGGCCGGCGCGCGAGTGGCCGCCGAGCGTGCGTTGCAGGCCGGTGTGACGACGGTGCGCGATCTCGGTGATCGCAACTATGTGACGCTGGGCCTTCGCGACGATCCCACGTTGCCCCGGATTCTCAGCGCCGGCCCGCCGATCACGTCGATGAAGGGGCACTGCTGGTTCCTGGGCGGCGAGGCGCTCGGCGTCGACGGCGTACGCCGAGCGGTCCGCGAGCGCGCCGAACGGGGCGTCGACGTCGTCAAGGTGATGGCGACGGGCGGCGAACTGACCGCCGGTACGCAGCCGCACCTGGCCCAGTTCGGGCTGGCCGCCATGCGGGCCGCCGTCGAGGAGGCGCACCGGGCCGGGCTGCCGATCACCGCGCACGCCCATGGCGCGCCGGGCATCTTCAACGCCGCGTCGGCCGGGTTCAACTCCGTGGAGCACTGCTCGTTCACCACCGATACCGGTGCGTCCGCCGACGCCGGGGTCATCCAGGCCCTGCTCGCCAACGGCGTCACCGTCTCGGCCACGCTCGGGCATCTGCCCGGATTCACCCTGCCGCCCCGAATCGCGGCGTTGATCCCGCAACTGTCGGGAGTGTTCCACCAGATCCGGGAGGCCGGCGTACCGGTGGTGTGCAGCAGCGACGCGGGGATCGGCCCGGCCAAGCCGCACGACTGCCTCCCGTACGGCGCCGGCGAGATGGTGAACCTGCTCGGCTACACCCCGGTCGAGGCATTGCGGTCGATGACCTCCCGAGCGGCGGACCTGTGCCGGGTCGGCAACCGCGTCGGGCGGATCCAGCCTGGTCACGACGCGGATCTGCTGGCCGTCGCGGGAGACCCGCTGGCCGACGTCGCCGCGCTGCACGACGTCGTCGGCGTATGGCGCCTCGGCACCCGCGTCCGCTGA
- a CDS encoding L,D-transpeptidase: protein MSWTRRRTLSALGLVGAGASLTGLAACTDEKKTPGAQDSNGGKAEGKARVTITSPAADAKDVPASAEIVFSATEAKETTVELKSKGGKAVDGAPHPDGKGWLPAATLEYGETYTATVTATDADGKPTTASSTFTVMAKPSKQVRFVSFLADGAVVGVGMPLIIQLSRAIPKDQRADVQRRLLVSAEPAQDGIWTWYTDTELHWRPKEFWQAGTKVRVDLRVGGLPCGDGYFGRTDLSLDCSIGPALVMTVDDKASPKVMTVTKDGAVLKKIPVSLGRPGMPSSSGTMVVIEKFAKTVFDTRTDPNPANRYRVDIDWAQRLTWGGEFIHSAPWSVSDQGKRNVSHGCINMSAANAKWLFQQTRIGDPVVVKGTSRQLKYGNGWTDFTKSWDEYVEGSAIPYESSASPEPTPS from the coding sequence ATGAGCTGGACACGACGCCGCACGCTGAGCGCATTGGGCCTGGTGGGCGCGGGTGCGAGCCTGACCGGTCTCGCGGCCTGCACGGACGAGAAGAAGACGCCGGGAGCGCAGGACAGCAACGGCGGGAAGGCCGAGGGCAAGGCGCGGGTCACCATCACGAGCCCGGCGGCGGATGCCAAGGACGTCCCCGCGTCGGCCGAGATTGTGTTCTCCGCCACTGAGGCCAAGGAGACCACGGTCGAGCTGAAGAGCAAGGGCGGCAAGGCGGTCGACGGTGCCCCGCACCCGGACGGCAAGGGCTGGCTGCCCGCCGCGACGCTGGAGTACGGCGAGACCTACACGGCCACGGTGACCGCCACCGACGCCGATGGCAAGCCCACCACTGCGAGCAGCACGTTCACCGTGATGGCGAAGCCGTCGAAGCAGGTCCGGTTCGTCAGTTTCCTCGCCGACGGTGCGGTGGTCGGCGTGGGGATGCCGCTGATCATCCAGCTCAGCCGGGCGATCCCGAAGGATCAGCGGGCCGACGTCCAGCGGCGGCTGTTGGTGTCGGCCGAACCGGCGCAGGACGGCATCTGGACCTGGTACACCGACACCGAGCTGCATTGGCGCCCGAAGGAGTTCTGGCAGGCCGGCACCAAGGTACGCGTCGACCTGCGAGTGGGCGGTCTGCCTTGCGGCGACGGCTACTTCGGGCGTACGGATCTGTCGCTGGACTGTTCGATCGGCCCGGCGCTGGTGATGACGGTGGACGACAAGGCGTCGCCGAAGGTGATGACGGTGACGAAGGACGGGGCGGTGCTGAAGAAGATCCCGGTCAGCCTCGGTCGCCCGGGCATGCCGTCGTCCAGCGGCACGATGGTCGTCATCGAGAAGTTCGCCAAGACGGTGTTCGACACGCGTACGGATCCGAATCCGGCCAACCGCTATCGCGTCGACATCGACTGGGCGCAGCGGCTGACCTGGGGTGGCGAGTTCATCCATTCGGCGCCGTGGTCGGTGTCGGATCAAGGCAAGCGCAACGTGTCACACGGCTGTATCAACATGTCGGCGGCGAACGCGAAGTGGCTGTTCCAGCAGACCCGCATCGGTGATCCCGTCGTCGTCAAGGGCACCTCCCGCCAGCTCAAATACGGCAACGGCTGGACGGATTTCACCAAGTCCTGGGACGAATACGTCGAGGGCAGCGCCATTCCGTACGAAAGCTCAGCGAGTCCCGAGCCGACTCCGAGCTAG
- a CDS encoding M28 family peptidase has protein sequence MRACLTLAAALTLVAPAIPAVATAPVSATQSIAVAAAAPDISLANTKAHLQQLQTIATNNGGTRRSTTAGYTASVNYVYDKLVAAGFSVVKQTCASGCTSGAGPNIIADWPGGGGDANTVYMLGAHLDSVTAGPGINDNGSGSSTILEIALTLAAQNPAMLNHARFGWWTDEEQGLNGSEYYVSTLSTTERAKIKGYFNFDMVASTNGGYFINRITSAIGQTVKAYYDSIGVQTEENTEGAGRSDDASFNSAGIQTSGVAAGASAIKTSAQATKWGGTAGASYDPCYHKACDTYPSNISDTVLDRAGDAAAYALWNYAVGTPASNDFSLSASPTSGSVSPGGSLTTTVSTALTNGSAQSISLTSTGTPSGVTVSFSPSTVTTGGSSTATITASASAAPGTYTITLTGTGTSATHSATYTLTVNGAPGCSQTNATDVTIPDNTTVESLITISGCAGNAGAGSTVEVHIVHTYIGDLVVSLIAPDGSVYTLSNRAGGSTDNIDTTYTVNLSSEVANGTWRLRVQDAASGDTGYVNSWTLNLAGSTPPACSGTNGTDVTVPDNTTVNSAITIAGCTGNAGSTSTVEVHIVHTYVGDLVVSLVAPDGSVYALRNRTGGSADNIDQTFTVNLSTEVRNGTWNLRVQDAASADTGYINSWTLTL, from the coding sequence ATGCGCGCCTGCCTCACCCTGGCTGCCGCGCTCACCCTCGTCGCCCCGGCCATCCCCGCGGTGGCGACCGCCCCGGTGTCGGCCACCCAGTCGATCGCGGTAGCAGCAGCCGCGCCCGACATCTCGCTGGCCAACACCAAGGCTCACCTTCAGCAGCTTCAGACGATCGCCACCAACAACGGCGGCACCCGGCGGTCCACCACGGCCGGGTACACGGCGTCGGTGAACTACGTCTACGACAAGCTCGTCGCGGCCGGGTTCTCCGTCGTGAAGCAGACCTGCGCGTCCGGCTGCACCAGCGGCGCCGGGCCGAACATCATCGCGGACTGGCCGGGCGGCGGCGGTGACGCCAACACCGTCTACATGCTCGGCGCGCACCTGGACAGCGTCACCGCCGGGCCGGGCATCAACGACAACGGCTCCGGCTCCTCGACGATCCTGGAGATCGCGCTCACCCTCGCCGCGCAGAACCCGGCGATGCTCAACCACGCCCGGTTCGGCTGGTGGACCGACGAGGAGCAGGGCCTCAACGGCTCGGAGTACTACGTCTCCACGCTCAGCACCACCGAACGCGCGAAGATCAAGGGCTACTTCAACTTCGACATGGTCGCGTCGACCAACGGCGGATACTTCATCAACCGCATCACCAGCGCGATCGGCCAGACCGTCAAGGCGTACTACGACTCGATCGGCGTACAGACCGAGGAGAACACCGAGGGCGCCGGGCGATCGGACGACGCGTCGTTCAACAGCGCGGGCATCCAGACCAGCGGGGTCGCCGCCGGCGCCAGCGCGATCAAGACCTCGGCCCAGGCCACCAAGTGGGGCGGCACCGCCGGGGCCTCCTACGACCCGTGCTACCACAAGGCCTGCGACACCTACCCGAGCAACATCAGCGACACGGTCCTCGACCGGGCGGGTGACGCCGCGGCCTACGCGCTGTGGAACTACGCCGTGGGCACGCCCGCGAGCAACGACTTCTCCCTCTCGGCCTCGCCCACGTCGGGCTCGGTCAGCCCCGGCGGCTCGCTCACCACGACCGTCAGCACCGCGCTCACCAACGGATCCGCGCAATCCATCTCGCTCACTTCGACGGGTACGCCCAGCGGTGTGACCGTGTCCTTCAGCCCGTCGACGGTGACCACCGGCGGCTCCTCGACCGCCACGATCACGGCGTCGGCGTCGGCCGCACCCGGCACCTACACGATCACCCTGACCGGCACCGGGACGTCGGCGACGCACAGTGCGACCTACACGCTGACGGTCAACGGCGCACCCGGGTGCTCGCAGACCAACGCGACCGATGTGACGATTCCGGACAACACCACGGTGGAGTCCCTGATCACGATCTCGGGTTGCGCCGGTAACGCGGGTGCCGGGTCCACCGTCGAGGTGCACATCGTGCACACCTACATCGGTGACCTCGTCGTGTCCCTCATCGCCCCGGACGGCTCCGTCTACACGCTGTCCAACCGGGCCGGCGGCTCGACCGACAACATCGACACCACCTACACCGTGAACCTGTCCAGCGAGGTCGCCAACGGAACCTGGCGGCTGCGCGTACAGGACGCCGCCAGCGGCGACACGGGTTATGTCAACAGTTGGACGCTCAACCTGGCCGGGTCGACGCCACCCGCGTGCAGCGGCACCAACGGCACCGACGTGACCGTTCCCGACAACACCACGGTGAACAGCGCGATCACCATCGCCGGCTGCACCGGCAACGCCGGCTCGACCTCCACCGTCGAGGTGCACATCGTGCACACCTACGTCGGTGACCTCGTGGTCTCGCTGGTCGCGCCGGACGGCTCGGTCTACGCCCTGCGCAACCGGACGGGCGGTTCGGCCGACAACATCGACCAGACCTTCACCGTCAACCTGTCCACCGAGGTACGCAACGGCACCTGGAACCTGCGCGTCCAGGACGCCGCCAGCGCCGACACCGGCTACATCAACAGCTGGACGCTGACCCTGTAA